In Mycoplasmopsis californica, one genomic interval encodes:
- a CDS encoding RluA family pseudouridine synthase yields the protein MLKLEVNYKERIDKYISDNSELSRNDVKQLILQGAVYLNDNTIPVNKPNYIVQQGWNITITKLIEKQTDVVPTRMDLDIIYEDDDLVVLNKPSDLVVHPAPGHYEDTLVNGLLHHFKTLSNENGLLRPGIVHRIDKDTSGLLIIAKNNLTHIKLVEMLKNHEIKRSYIAICDGLIQNKNTKINLPINRHANDRKKMTVHRDGKESVTNVTLLKHFYIDKMPKSLVLCELETGRTHQIRVHLKYIGHPVYGDAVYNKKVDDFNQRLHAYKLNFIHPMTGKEINVFAPVPNEFAIADFDFNTLFK from the coding sequence ATGTTAAAGTTAGAAGTAAATTATAAGGAACGTATAGATAAATACATATCGGACAATAGTGAATTATCACGCAATGATGTTAAGCAATTAATACTACAAGGAGCAGTCTACCTAAATGACAATACAATTCCAGTTAATAAGCCAAATTATATTGTTCAGCAAGGTTGGAATATAACAATTACAAAACTCATTGAAAAACAAACGGATGTGGTACCAACTAGAATGGATTTAGACATCATCTATGAAGATGATGATTTAGTAGTTTTGAATAAGCCATCAGATTTAGTAGTTCATCCAGCTCCGGGGCACTACGAGGATACATTGGTAAATGGATTATTACACCATTTTAAAACCCTTTCAAATGAAAATGGTTTATTGCGACCAGGAATAGTTCATAGAATTGACAAGGATACCAGCGGGCTTTTAATTATTGCTAAAAATAACTTAACGCATATTAAGCTTGTTGAAATGTTAAAAAATCATGAAATAAAACGTTCGTACATTGCAATTTGTGATGGTTTAATTCAAAATAAAAACACTAAAATAAACCTCCCAATCAATAGACACGCTAATGATCGTAAAAAAATGACTGTACATCGTGATGGTAAAGAATCTGTAACAAATGTCACCCTTTTAAAACATTTTTACATAGATAAAATGCCAAAATCATTAGTTCTTTGTGAATTGGAAACTGGGCGTACTCATCAAATTAGAGTTCACCTAAAATACATAGGTCATCCGGTTTATGGGGACGCTGTCTACAATAAAAAAGTTGATGATTTTAATCAACGTCTTCATGCTTATAAGTTGAATTTTATACATCCGATGACCGGAAAAGAAATCAATGTTTTTGCACCTGTGCCCAATGAATTTGCAATTGCTGACTTCGATTTTAATACATTATTTAAATAA